TCAATTCTGACTACTTATCACTGAGTTCTGAGACGAAGGCATCCAAGTCGGTCAAGACATTGGAGGTAAGCTCACTCCCTTCCTCCATGCGTTTGGATTCCAGGCGATTGGCGTACTCCAGCAGTGTCATGGCCAAAAGGTCCTGATTGTCTTTGACCGCATAGGTCTGTCTGAGTTTGTCCAAGTGACCTTGAATCTCTTTGGCCACCTTTCTGAGCCCTTCTTCTTCTTCACGTTTGATGCGCAGCGGGTAGGATCTACCGGCAATATTGATCTGTACAGAAAGTTCACTCATGTCTTCATTCAATTATTGAGCAAGGCGATACATCGG
This genomic window from Flavobacteriales bacterium contains:
- a CDS encoding cell division protein ZapA — its product is MSELSVQINIAGRSYPLRIKREEEEGLRKVAKEIQGHLDKLRQTYAVKDNQDLLAMTLLEYANRLESKRMEEGSELTSNVLTDLDAFVSELSDK